One genomic region from Rosa rugosa chromosome 1, drRosRugo1.1, whole genome shotgun sequence encodes:
- the LOC133725122 gene encoding RHOMBOID-like protein 5 isoform X1 encodes MGKGMPYSDVEKGPERGQEKRRHRSRPPPPQICPPPEKPWFPWLVPVIFSANLIMFIITMYINDCPSQENHPRCILPFLKRFSFQPFKENILLGPSALTLQKLGALEKNLVVDDGEGWRLLSCMWLHAGVIHLVVNMLSLLFIGIRLEQEFGFIRIGPLYVLSGLAGSLASTNHGKESSVSVGASGALFGLLGAMLSELFTNWTIYTKKCIALLILVSVIAVNLALGFLPKVDSSAHVGGFLAGFFFGFVLLVRPQFGYVSRKYIPSSYNGKLKSRHKWYQYVLGITATIILVLGYTYAFGKLYGVPPMKNLP; translated from the exons ATGGGGAAGGGAATGCCGTACTCCGACGTCGAAAAGGGGCCAGAAAGGGGGCAAGAGAAGAGGCGGCACAGGAGTCGACCACCTCCGCCACAAATTTGCCCCCCACCAGAGAAGCCATGGTTTCCGTGGCTCGTGCCAGTCATATTTTCGGCCAATCTCATCATGTTCATCATCACCATGTACATCAACGACTGCCCGTCTCAAGAGAATCATCCTCGGTGCATTTTGCCTTTCTTGAAGAGGTTCTCTTTCCAACCCTTCAAAGAAAACATCCTCCTTGGTCCTTCTGCACTCAC TCTGCAAAAGCTAGGTGCCCTTGAAAAGAACTTAGTGGTGGACGACGGAGAAGGATGGCGCCTCTTGTCTTGCATGTGGCTTCATGCTGGAGTTATTCATCTGGTTGTTAACATGTTAAGCCTACTATTCATAGGAATCCGGCTTGAGCAGGAATTCGGTTTCA TCAGAATAGGACCCCTCTACGTACTTTCTGGATTAGCTGGAAGCTTAGCATCTACAAATCATGGAAAAGAATCTAGCGTATCAGTTGGCGCATCTGGGGCACTTTTTGGATTGTTGGGAGCCATGCTATCAGAGCTTTTTACAAACTGGACAATCTATACAAAGAAG TGCATAGCGCTCCTCATACTCGTCAGCGTCATTGCCGTGAATTTGGCATTAGGTTTTCTACCTAAGGTGGACAGTTCAGCTCATGTAGGAGGATTCCTCGCCGGATTTTTCTTTGGCTTTGTTCTTCTTGTTCGCCCTCAATTTGGATATGTAAGCCGCAAGTACATTCCAAGTTCCTACAATGGCAAACTTAAATCTAGGCACAAGTGGTATCAATATGTTCTAGGAATCACTGCTACTATTATCTTAGTTCTTGG ATATACATATGCCTTTGGCAAGCTATACGGTGTACCACCAATGAAAAATCTGCCTTGA
- the LOC133725124 gene encoding pentatricopeptide repeat-containing protein At1g52620, with translation MSKTLLSRIKPLHSRKPTCPSSCSPPHVKKLVYDTIRILTTDDKWEQSLETEFSETETLVSEVAHFVLDRIPSAELGLKFFDWAFRRPYCCSPNGSAYSSLLKLLARFGVVAEIELVLQTMRLEQVEPSKEALSFVIRVYADSGFVDKALELYSFGVKVCGFVPSVFACNSLLNTLVKIGRVDVARQVYDEMSEKGGGDGEHVCIDNYSTCIMVRGLCKEGKVEEGRRLIEERWGESCVPNVVFYNTLIDGYCKRGEVENANGMFKELKLKGFLPTLQTYGALINGYCKAGNFVAIDRLLMEMKERGLRVNVQVHNTIVEARCKHDSCATAVDTVARMIESGCEPDITTYNILINSSCKKGKVEEAEEFLQHAMKRGLVPNEFSYTPVFQVYCRRGEHCRALDLLVEMTKRGHKPDLVAFGALIHGHVVSGEVDYALTVRDRMIENGILPDACIYNVLMSGLCKKGRLPTAKLLLGQMLDQNVLPDAFVYATLVDGLIRNGNLEEAKNIFELTIEKGLDPGVVGYNAMIKGFCKFGTMNDALSFLEKMKKRNHHPDGFTYSTIIDGYVKQHNLDAALEMFKQMVKQRCRPNVITYTSLINGFCRKGDSDGAVKTFVEMQSRGVEPNIVTYSILIGNFCKEGKLAKAASFFELMLRKKCSPNDVTIHYLLNGFTNIAPAAISKEVNESQEKEKSIFLDFYKRMIADGWFQKSAVYNSILICLCQYGMVETALQFNSKFRSKGIDLDSVSFAAVLHGLFLGGRSKDWKNIIYFNLKEKELQTAVKYSHIIDAQFHGGRISEATLALRSLVEDDKPQHQEVGDRER, from the coding sequence ATGTCTAAGACTCTTCTCTCTCGCATCAAACCCCTTCACAGCCGCAAACCCACTTGTCCATCTTCCTGTTCACCACCCCACGTCAAGAAGCTAGTCTATGACACCATCCGGATTCTCACAACAGATGATAAATGGGAGCAATCCCTCGAAACCGAATTCTCCGAAACCGAAACCCTTGTTTCTGAAGTTGCCCATTTCGTTTTGGACAGAATACCCAGTGCAGAGTTGGGTTTGAAGTTCTTTGACTGGGCTTTCCGGCGACCCTATTGCTGCTCTCCAAATGGGTCGGCGTATTCTTCACTCTTGAAGCTTTTGGCGAGGTTTGGAGTGGTTGCGGAGATTGAGTTGGTGCTGCAGACTATGAGGTTGGAACAAGTGGAGCCGAGTAAGGAGGCTTTGAGCTTTGTGATTCGAGTTTACGCGGATTCTGGGTTCGTCGATAAGGCTCTTGAATTGTATAGTTTTGGGGTGAAGGTGTGTGGTTTTGTTCCGAGTGTTTTCGCATGCAATTCCTTGCTTAACACGCTTGTGAAGATTGGGAGAGTTGATGTTGCACGCCAGGTGTATGATGAAATGTCTGAGAAAGGTGGTGGGGATGGTGAGCATGTGTGTATAGATAACTACAGTACTTGTATAATGGTGAGGGGGTTGTGTAAGGAAGGGAAGGTTGAAGAAGGGAGAAGGTTGATTGAGGAGAGGTGGGGAGAGAGTTGTGTGCCGAATGTTGTCTTCTACAATACGCTTATTGATGGATATTGTAAGAGAGGTGAGGTTGAAAATGCTAATGGGATGTTTAAGGAGTTGAAATTGAAGGGGTTTCTGCCAACATTGCAAACATATGGAGCTTTGATTAATGGGTATTGCAAAGCAGGGAACTTTGTAGCGATTGATAGGCTTTTGATGGAAATGAAGGAGAGAGGTTTGAGGGTCAATGTACAGGTACATAATACTATAGTTGAGGCTAGATGTAAGCACGATAGCTGTGCAACCGCGGTTGATACTGTAGCAAGGATGATTGAGAGTGGTTGTGAGCCGGATATTACAACCTATAATATTTTGATTAATAGTTCATGTAAGAAAGGGAAGGTTGAGGAAGCGGAGGAGTTTCTACAGCATGCAATGAAGAGGGGATTGGTTCCGAATGAGTTTAGTTATACTCCTGTTTTTCAAGTCTATTGCAGACGAGGGGAACACTGTAGGGCCCTGGATTTGCTTGTTGAGATGACAAAAAGAGGTCACAAACCTGATTTGGTTGCCTTTGGAGCTTTGATTCATGGACATGTTGTTTCTGGGGAAGTTGATTATGCATTGACAGTCCGGGACAGAATGATAGAAAATGGAATACTCCCTGATGCTTGCATTTACAATGTGTTGATGAGTGGCCTTTGCAAGAAAGGGAGGCTTCCTACTGCCAAACTGCTGCTTGGTCAGATGCTTGACCAAAATGTACTACCTGATGCATTTGTCTACGCCACATTGGTAGATGGGTTAATCAGAAATGGGAACCTTGAGGAGGCTAAAAATATATTCGAGTTAACAATTGAAAAGGGCCTAGATCCTGGTGTTGTGGGGTACAATGCTATGATCAAGGGTTTCTGCAAATTTGGAACAATGAATGATGCACTGTCATTCCTCGAAAAGATGAAGAAAAGGAATCATCATCCTGATGGGTTTACTTACTCCACAATAATTGATGGGTATGTCAAGCAGCATAATTTGGATGCTGCACTAGAAATGTTTAAACAGATGGTGAAACAGAGATGCAGGCCAAATGTCATTACGTACACCTCCTTGATCAATGGGTTTTGCCGCAAAGGAGATTCTGATGGAGCTGTAAAAACTTTCGTAGAGATGCAATCTCGTGGTGTGGAGCCAAATATAGTCACGTACAGCATACTTATTGGAAACTTTTGCAAGGAAGGTAAACTTGCAAAAGCAGCCTCCTTTTTTGAACTAATGCTGAGGAAGAAGTGCAGTCCTAATGATGTCACTATCCATTATTTGCTAAATGGGTTTACAAACATTGCACCTGCTGCAATTTCAAAGGAAGTGAATGAATCTCAAGAAAAGGAGAAATCTATTTTTCTTGATTTCTATAAAAGGATGATAGCTGATGGATGGTTTCAGAAGTCTGCTGTCTATAATTCCATTCTCATTTGTCTTTGTCAGTATGGAATGGTTGAAACTGCATTACAGTTTAACAGTAAGTTTAGAAGTAAAGGTATTGATCTAGATTCTGTTTCTTTTGCGGCTGTGCTACATGGTCTTTTCTTGGGAGGAAGATCAAAGGACTGGAAGAATATCATTTATTTTAACTTGAAGGAAAAAGAACTCCAAACTGCTGTCAAATACTCGCATATAATAGATGCACAGTTCCATGGAGGAAGAATATCTGAAGCTACACTTGCTTTACGGTCATTAGTTGAAGATGATAAGCCTCAACATCAAGAAGTGGGAGACAGAGAAAGATAG
- the LOC133738868 gene encoding uncharacterized protein LOC133738868, with product MGWIGETVDSVKSLQIRQVLTQAVSLGMIVTSALIIWKALMCATGSESPVVVVLSGSMEPGFRRGDILFLHMSKEPIRAGEIVVFNVDGREIPIVHRVIKVHEREDTGEVDVLTKGDNNYGDDRLLYAQGQLWLQRHHIMGRAVGFLPYVGWVTIIMTEKPIIKYILIGALGLLVITSKD from the exons atgggttGGATCGGCGAGACAGTGGACTCCGTCAAATCCCTGCAGATCCGGCAGGTCCTCACCCAGGCCGTCAGTCTCG GTATGATTGTTACATCTGCACTTATAATATGGAAGGCATTGATGTGCGCTACCGGCAGTGAATCtcctgttgttgttgttttgtctGGAAGTATGGAACCGGGCTTCAGGAGG GGGGACATTTTGTTCTTGCACATGAGTAAAGAACCCATTCGTGCTGGAGAAATTGTTGTCTTTAATGTTGAC GGCCGTGAGATTCCAATCGTCCATCGCGTCATTAAG GTTCATGAAAGAGAAGATACTGGAGAAGTTGATGTCCTCACAAAAG GAGATAACAATTATGGGGATGACAGACTTCTGTATGCTCAGGGTCAGTTGTGGCTCCAACGGCACCATATTATGGGTAGAGCTGTGGG GTTCTTACCCTATGTTGGCTGGGTGACAATTATCATGACTGAAAAGCCAATTATTAAG TATATTCTCATTGGCGCGTTGGGGTTGCTTGTTATAACTTCAAAGGACTAA
- the LOC133725125 gene encoding pentatricopeptide repeat-containing protein At1g80150, mitochondrial, which yields MLSLRTSRRFCHVAAKVVAMNDCAAAVPKLVCNTKALEEPALVKLKAERDPEKLFQLFKANAHNRLVIENRFAFEDTVARLAGARRFDYIEHLLEHQKTLPQGRREGFIMRIITLYGKAGMTKHAIDTFCDMHLYGCSRTVKSYNATLKVLTQTRDLRAIEAFVSDIPQQFDIQLDVYSVNIVIKAFCEMGILTKAYVIMVEMEKLGIRPDVITYTTLISAFYKHRRWEIANGLWNLMVLKRCLPNLATFNVRIQFLVNTKRAWEANRVLKMMQNIGIAPDEVTFNLVIKGFCQAGKLEMAKRVYSALHDKGYKPNVKIYQTMIHYLCRERDFDLAYTLCRDSMQKNWYPNVDTIHALLKGLRMKSQLGKAKAIMTLVRRRVPPFPSKQLSSLQSILTKS from the coding sequence ATGCTCTCTCTGCGAACCAGTCGCAGATTTTGTCATGTGGCCGCTAAGGTAGTAGCTATGAATGATTGTGCTGCAGCTGTGCCCAAGTTGGTTTGCAATACAAAGGCCTTGGAGGAACCTGCCCTAGTTAAGCTTAAAGCAGAGAGGGATCCCGAGAAGCTATTCCAGCTATTTAAGGCCAATGCCCACAATCGGCTTGTCATTGAGAACCGCTTTGCATTTGAAGACACGGTGGCTCGGTTAgctggagctcgccggtttgaTTACATTGAGCATTTGCTTGAGCATCAGAAGACTCTTCCTCAAGGTCGGCGAGAAGGGTTCATTATGAGGATTATAACATTGTATGGTAAGGCTGGGATGACTAAGCATGCTATTGATACTTTTTGTGATATGCATTTATATGGATGTTCTAGGACTGTTAAGTCATACAATGCTACACTCAAGGTTTTGACTCAAACTCGTGATTTAAGAGCAATTGAGGCATTTGTGAGTGACATTCCACAGCAATTTGACATTCAGTTGGATGTATATTCAGTTAATATTGTTATCAAGGCTTTTTGTGAAATGGGGATTTTGACTAAAGCATATGTGATCATGGTAGAGATGGAAAAGTTGGGAATAAGACCGGATGTCATTACATATACAACTCTGATATCAGCATTTTATAAACATAGGCGGTGGGAGATTGCTAATGGATTATGGAATCTTATGGTCCTGAAGAGGTGTTTACCTAATCTTGCAACTTTCAATGTTCGAATCCAATTTTTGGTTAATACAAAGCGAGCTTGGGAAGCTaatagagttttgaagatgatgcAGAACATTGGGATAGCACCTGATGAAGTTACATTTAATTTGGTGATCAAAGGGTTTTGCCAGGCTGGGAAACTTGAAATGGCAAAAAGGGTATATTCTGCTCTACATGACAAGGGATACAAGCCCAATGTTAAAATTTATCAGACCATGATTCATTATCTTTGTAGAGAAAGGGATTTTGATCTGGCATATACATTGTGTAGAGATTCCATGCAGAAAAATTGGTATCCAAATGTGGATACCATTCATGCATTGCTAAAAGGCCTGCGGATGAAAAGTCAGCTTGGCAAGGCTAAGGCTATAATGACGTTGGTTCGTAGAAGGGTGCCTCCATTTCCTTCAAAACAGTTGAGTTCTTTGCAATCCATACTAACCAAGAGTTGA
- the LOC133725122 gene encoding RHOMBOID-like protein 5 isoform X2 yields the protein MGKGMPYSDVEKGPERGQEKRRHRSRPPPPQICPPPEKPWFPWLVPVIFSANLIMFIITMYINDCPSQENHPRCILPFLKSLQKLGALEKNLVVDDGEGWRLLSCMWLHAGVIHLVVNMLSLLFIGIRLEQEFGFIRIGPLYVLSGLAGSLASTNHGKESSVSVGASGALFGLLGAMLSELFTNWTIYTKKCIALLILVSVIAVNLALGFLPKVDSSAHVGGFLAGFFFGFVLLVRPQFGYVSRKYIPSSYNGKLKSRHKWYQYVLGITATIILVLGYTYAFGKLYGVPPMKNLP from the exons ATGGGGAAGGGAATGCCGTACTCCGACGTCGAAAAGGGGCCAGAAAGGGGGCAAGAGAAGAGGCGGCACAGGAGTCGACCACCTCCGCCACAAATTTGCCCCCCACCAGAGAAGCCATGGTTTCCGTGGCTCGTGCCAGTCATATTTTCGGCCAATCTCATCATGTTCATCATCACCATGTACATCAACGACTGCCCGTCTCAAGAGAATCATCCTCGGTGCATTTTGCCTTTCTTGAAGAG TCTGCAAAAGCTAGGTGCCCTTGAAAAGAACTTAGTGGTGGACGACGGAGAAGGATGGCGCCTCTTGTCTTGCATGTGGCTTCATGCTGGAGTTATTCATCTGGTTGTTAACATGTTAAGCCTACTATTCATAGGAATCCGGCTTGAGCAGGAATTCGGTTTCA TCAGAATAGGACCCCTCTACGTACTTTCTGGATTAGCTGGAAGCTTAGCATCTACAAATCATGGAAAAGAATCTAGCGTATCAGTTGGCGCATCTGGGGCACTTTTTGGATTGTTGGGAGCCATGCTATCAGAGCTTTTTACAAACTGGACAATCTATACAAAGAAG TGCATAGCGCTCCTCATACTCGTCAGCGTCATTGCCGTGAATTTGGCATTAGGTTTTCTACCTAAGGTGGACAGTTCAGCTCATGTAGGAGGATTCCTCGCCGGATTTTTCTTTGGCTTTGTTCTTCTTGTTCGCCCTCAATTTGGATATGTAAGCCGCAAGTACATTCCAAGTTCCTACAATGGCAAACTTAAATCTAGGCACAAGTGGTATCAATATGTTCTAGGAATCACTGCTACTATTATCTTAGTTCTTGG ATATACATATGCCTTTGGCAAGCTATACGGTGTACCACCAATGAAAAATCTGCCTTGA
- the LOC133725123 gene encoding DCC family protein At1g52590, chloroplastic, whose protein sequence is MALLVPGGFVRVRPLRLSQPAHVRRKLTTFATVSSTRGDSVDWVEATSSFFEDDTRPIMLFDGVCNLCNGGVKFVRDNDRNRRMRFEALQSEAGRKLLRRSGRAPDDISSVVLVEQDRSFIKSEAVVKIMEHIDLPFPQLAFFVQFVPLFIRDFVYDNVANNRYTIFGRSESCEI, encoded by the exons ATGGCGCTTCTGGTTCCTGGTGGGTTCGTACGAGTAAGGCCTCTTCGCTTGTCTCAGCCAGCGCACGTTAGACGAAAGCTCACTACTTTTGCTACTGTATCCTCAACCCGAGGAGATTCAGTGGACTGGGTTGAAGCAACTTCAAGCTTCTTTGAAGATGACACGAGGCCCATCATGTTATTTGACG gtgTTTGCAACTTGTGTAATGGAGGTGTAAAGTTCGTGCGTGATAATGATCGAAATAG GAGAATGAGATTTGAAGCTCTCCAGAGTGAAGCAGGGAGGAAGCTGCTACGAAGATCGGGAAGAGCTCCTGATGATATATCTAGTGTTGTGCTGGTTGAACAGGATAG ATCATTCATCAAGTCAGAAGCTGTTGTGAAGATAATGGAACATATAGACTTACCCTTCCCCCAGCTAGCATTCTTCGTACAGTTTGTACCTCT CTTCATACGGGATTTTGTATATGACAATGTTGCAAACAATCGTTACACAATTTTTGGTCGCTCAGAGTCGTGTGAGATATAG